One Epinephelus fuscoguttatus linkage group LG16, E.fuscoguttatus.final_Chr_v1 genomic window, GCCGTTTTGAAGAGATGAGCTTTGATGAGTGATTTGAACCAGGACAGGTCGATGGACTGAATTGGttttggggggggtggggggggggggcagctatggagaaggctctgtcaccacaggttcggtgcttggtcctgAGTGGTGGAGTCAGGAGGTTGGCCTCAGAGGAGCGGAGGCTGTGGGAAGAagtgtggtggtggagcaggtCCGTAaggtaggagggggcctggttaTGGAGGAGGACTTTGTATTGGATGTCgaaggacaggggtgatgtgatcGCTGGATCGGGAATGGGTGCGCAGACGGGCAGCAGAGTGCTGGATGTTTTGGAGTTTATTTAGGAGTTTGGATGGTGTTCCATTAAAATGCTGTTACAGTTAATTCTGGATGTGGCGAAGGCATGGATGAGagtttcagcagcagagggggAGAGTGATGGGTGGAGACGAGCTGTGTTTTTTAAGGTGGAAGAAGGCAGTGCTGGTGATGTGATATGTTTTGAAAGAGAGGTTGTTGTCCAAAATGACTCCAAGGTTGCGGATGTGTGGGGAGGAACGCAGCATGGAAATGTCAACGGTGAGGCAGAAGTTGTGAGAGGTAGTGTGAGGGATTTGGGACCGATGATGATCATGTCATGGCCTGCTTCCAGGACTTGATGTCATTGAGGCAGGTGGTCAGAGTGGACTAAGTTTCAGTGGTGATGGATGTAGTGGAGatgtagagctgggtgtcatcagcatagcagTGGAAGTTAAGACCATGACTGCAAATGATGTTGCCAAGGGGGAGCATGTAGAGGATGAACAGGAGGGGACCAAGCACCGAACCCTGGGGGATGCCTTGGGCCAAAGCGGCCAAAATTAGTTTCCTCTAATGCGTGTCTGGACTTGTGGAGCTATctgtaaggagcttggacatctggagggagctcggagtagagccgctgctccttcatgtcgaaaggggtcagttgaggtggttcaacatctgatcaggatcctcctggacgACTCCTGtcagaggtgttctgggcacatcccactggtaggaggccccggggcagaccaagaacacgctggagggattatatatctcatctggcctcgatggatggatggatggatggatggtataCATGTGTGGTCATTACTTGATAAACCATCTCTGTTACCTGTTCATAGATTTCAATAGCTTTCTGGTACTGCTCCAGCTGAGCACTGTAGTGTCCGACCTTCAGGAGACATTTGTTGGCTGAGctgcaacaaacacaaagaaaccaACAAGTTAACGGCTGATACGTTTCCACCATTATGCTCTTGAAAGTAGAAAGAGTAATATCGTCCATGCCGAGCTCATTTAGATGATGGATTATGTGTTAAAGGTCGTTAGGCTTTGCTGAAATAAATCTGTGGGAGTGGGAGTCATCATCATTCACTGACCACCTCATCAGGGTGTTACAGGGCTGCACCTTTAACTCTGactcactgcaccactgtgcacAAAATCTACTGCACCACCACCGTCAGATTTCACTGCGAGACAAGTTAATATTCTGTTGACAGACTGATGGATTATTTGACTAATTCTTTTCAGCTGAGTTCATGAGTGTGTTCGTTTCAGCACATGTACCTGTTGGATTCTTCTCCCTTGTAGTAGTCTGCTGCCTGCTCGTAGTGGGCGATggcctgaaaacaaaacaagaaaataataatttatattcaacaacaaacataatGAAAAAGGCTGAGGACAGGAGGCTGAAAATAATTACATACCTTCTCGATATCGACCAGCTCAGCCTCATAAATCTCGGCTATAGTGATATGATGTTTGGCAGCGATGGTGAACCGACCCTGtaaccgacacacacacacacacacacacacacacacacacacacacacacacacacacacacaaacgcacacacacatccagggTTATTATTGAGAGATCAGTCACAGGGAGCAGTTTGATGTTTGAGGCAGATCTTACCATGTCAGTGTAGATGTCGATGGCCTGATTTAGACAGTTGATGGCCTCTGGAAGGAAACAGATAAGAGAGGAACGCTGGAtgttacaaacacaaaaaaactgagTCAAATTAAAACTGAGTTTCCTCCCACTGTGACGACTAACCTGCTAACCCTCACTATTGTATTAAGCTCATCACAGGGAGGCAGGAGGGCCGCTGCAGCATAACCCAGATATCAATTTTTCAAGAGCAACCCAGGGACCCAATTTAATCAGCCAGCGATACCTCCGCAGGGTCCCGACTCTGACTGTGATACAGAGGCTTCCCTTTTTCAACATGTGAGGCAGCCAGCGTCACGAAACAGAAGAAAtactacagtgtagaaatactgaaaaaactgcattcaaaatgttttcaaaaagtaTCAGCATCAGAATATGAAAAAACCAAACATAAAAGTACTCACTATCAGTGTTGGGGGTAACATGCTGCAGACGTAACGCgttacagtaatatattacGTTTTGGGCCACTACAGGCTGAGACTGAGGcggggctgcttgagtgacatcaccacagtctatagagtcagatccacccctcgctcctccacagctccacactctcgcccaaatatggtcccCTTTGGCTCCCAAAAACAAGACGGCAAACTCAAAGGTTCAAAACTGCAGTCCACAatccaatgggtgacatcatggtaaaCCCTGTGCAGGGTTCTCACACCCTGTGTGGGGTTCCCACCCATGCAGGGTTTATAAtctgcaacttcgtaccagtcatttagaactgaagaagcttcttggatgagaggcgaaacatcttcaagaaacacaagcaagtccagttgcctatgagcATGTGAGCAGAGCTGAGCAGGGAGTGGGGAGCGcaaggattttgtgttgagcgaggagcggctattttttttaaaaaggtggagCAGAAccttatctctcgctccaatttcgctccggttgctcatgccccacccagaatgcatctttgcacctgcgcacacccacattattttctttcaaaactatggagtttactgtgtacttcagaaaagaaactgagaagagaagcagcggtatcttgtagaacggtccctaactgcggggagaggcgagagggcttccccggaggttggccgcttaacccggtccgtctcctccacactttgacttatttccaccctgcccagcagtggTACcatggagaacggtccctaactgcagggagaggggagagggcttccccagagaatctaccaagctcatgttttatttgtgaatagaagattacaggttagagTAGTAGGATgcagtttttttgagcggagtggtgagcgagtggagcaggataaaatttatgatggagtggagtggagcggagcgaagaatgcgcagaaccaagcggagTGGACGAGCGgtgcaaagtgacaggtctgcgagcgagGAGCGGAAATTTTCACTCGCTCTgattagcacttacgattaccatgacctggatgactgagaatcttcaccgacaagtaCGTATTGTATTCTGCACAGTCTATGTTAAACCTATTGGGCAAAATACATGGGACACGGTTGCAGCATGACACATTTCCTGATGCACATCCATTATAatcaactgctgctgctgccaggcaCGTGCACAGATAGACCCCAAGTGGTGCTCGAGTTCCTGCGCTTTTGGTCTCTGTTAAAATAAGTGACCTTTTTGCAAgatgttttttccccatttctttttctaattccatgttgttgtttttttttttttaagttcagCACATGGCGTCAGTTCTCCATTAAAAGCGTGTTGCATTTGAGTTTTAATTCTGTGAGACTGCAGGAGCTTCAggccctccctcctctctcttcactTGTTGTCACAGCCACTACAGTTAACGCACACAAATCAAGCgtcctgcagagcagcatcacatctCCCTGACCTGCCTTAATGGACAGCAAGGTAACAACAGTGTTTGCCCTCAGCCTCAgttctgtttgtcactgctgTGACAATAAACCACTATTAAAACACCTCGATACACCCAGGCTGATTTAGGCAATAACCCATCGTTAAGTTTAACAATAAGTAAACTAGTCTGGTGTGAAGTCACTCTGCCAGATTTTGCTCCATCAGCTGTCCAGTGTGAGCGGAGACAGATGCTGAATTGCTTTTCCACTTCCTGAAATAATGTTTATGTCTCCAAGGTTGTGTCTCTGATAATTacatcaaacaaaatgacacagagaaggagagcagTGCAGAGCTGCACGTCTCATCTCTCAGAACACAAGAATGAGCacatgaggagaggaggagaacaaactgaggggaggagagaaaataaagtgaggagggagaggagaatgTGCTCAGCCTGATTGTTGCAAGTGAACACAGGCCTAGTTCAGATGGTAGGTTggtttattaattaatttatccaGAGAAgagtgtttttcagtttcatgtCAAGATTTGTTGATCGTGATGGTTAttgaggctgctgtcagccctagagtggtctcctttggtctgaatcagggactcatgttgttccaaagttgtataattgcctagagttggttggtgttctcacggcagcatttacaagaggaccagatcaaatgccttgtgtgagaaagctgctcttgattggtcagaatttccatgtgggaaaaatccaggaagtaaagcaaacgttgaagaagagtacacttgcaagataaatgtgacactttctaatgtcacaatggagggacaactacgcaggttgattttagcgctgctcatcgtggactatattgctgtcattgttcattttagtcaaagcatacagtttgaaaacgaggcaaacgcggctccaactagaaaacaatgttttgatgcattggatgtgctgaatgtgcatattaaggcagtacaggaggaggtgcacattaataatcctccaggactgtaacatgctcatgtttaacccaaacaatgtgtcgtgtgactgcagttgcttcacatccaggtcggaacaccttctcaccacaaaccaaccgcaccagagttcatttgtttgtagtttgattgaaccgaaccaaacagggcaggtgtgaaagcagccttaaTTTAAAGATGACTAAAGTGTGCACAGTGTGGTGTTGTTTGTTAGAACACTAATGTGTAGCAGCAGCTGAGTGTGTACAATATAGATATTTAGACACCTCATATGTGCGCTGTTCTGACATTTCCCTGCTCAtgactgtgcacaaatgtactgtatgtatttggGCATTAAAAACCCTCTGGTGCTGGCAGATAGAAACCTCCCAGCAGCGtgcaaacacatttatttatttatttttttgcaccaTCACTTCCAAAGATGGAAGAGATACCTTTTTTTCTACTTGTGCACCTGACCTGCACAATGTCTGTGCACGGCACCATGTGTATCCACTGGTTTATTTGCTTGTAGCCAAGCATGACCAGAACAAACGTCATACATGTGTCAGGTACCAGTGGTGTTTTTTGGAAAGAAAGAGGAGCAATGTGAGATTTATAGACTTTAATATGTTTGAatgaatcagctgtgtgtgtgtgtgtgtgtgtgtgtgtgtgtgtgtgtgtgtgtgtgtcagacagtgACGCTCACCCTGTGGGTCGGCCTTCTTGTAGGCGTTGCCGGCGTCGACGAAGCTGGTGGCTGAGTCCAGTTTGTTCTGCAGCTGCATGTGGAGCCGAGCAGCCTGACAGAATGCATTCCCcgcagctacacacacacacacacacacacacacacacacacacacacacacacacacagaaattcaGTCTCCTGCTTTTGACCAAACACTCCTCATTTTTAATCGTCCCTCTCACTGTCTGTTCTCTCTGTCGACACACTTCAGGCAGCAGAACCATCAAACACACATCTAAACAGCTAAATTCTGCACAGCACCAGCTATTATTGGAACAGCTGTCCTATCTCATGCACACACTGGTCTCTGCAGCCACCAACGTCTCACTTATTATCGATACACTCCTgaatgagctgtgtgtgtgtgtgtgtgtgtgtgtgtgaagctttTACTGCTGCATGTGGTAATGTAAGTCTCTCTGCGGCTGAATCATTTATATCCtgttaaaatgtgaatgtgtgctcgtatgtgggtgtgtgtgtgtgggagtttgTTTATCGGTGCACagattcatgtgtgtgttttctgttcatCATGCAGAGCGAGTGTGtgacacgtgtgtgtgtgtgtgtgtgtgtgtgtgtgtgtgtcacgtaCCGCTCCAGTTCTTTGCCATCTTAAACATGTTGGCTGCTCTGGCGTACATCTCACAGGCGTCCTCCACCTTATGGTTCCCcctataacacacacacacacacacacacacacacggcaaaAACAATCAGGATGAATCATTTCTCTTttacataatttattttattcatacgAATCAgtgatatatttttaaaaagacaaacgTTAACTTCAACGTTACAAACcgtctgactctgactctgacatGAAGCACGAACATAAACTCACACGCAGCATCGTCCAGCTGTATGACATCACTGTGGAGGTCAGCTGAGGACACGTTCACCCTGCAGCTTTCTCCCTAAAATCACATTTCGCCTCCTATGAGGCAAAAGTCTGTTGTTTTTTAACGCTGTACGACCAGAAATAAAACTCCAGTTTCAGATTTTGAGCATCTGATTCTCACGTAGCCGACTGTATATGTGATTCGTGGCCACGTGACTGTAGCATGAACTAGTTTACATGGTGTTTACGTCTCTGTATATGGGACAGAGCTCTGGCTCTGCAGCTCGGCGTCTATTTGAAGAAGACGAAACACACGGAGAACAGCGAGTcaagcagacagagagacgAGTGGTAAATCAAGACAAATACCACGTTTCAGAATCAGTGGAAagaagttcttttttttttaattgactaGTATAAATATCCTGCCCTGACACTGGATGAACACATGACATTTACAGGACCTGCCAGTGTTGCAGCTCAGTCAGTCAGCTTTGGGGTTTCTGAGAACATACACGCTGTAACACGGTGCATTATAGAGCTATTTGATTCTTCCTGGCAGTCCTTAAATTTACTTCAGTTTTGGCCATAAGTAGAGATATGGGATGGGAACCTCCAAACATCAGACATAAACATCAAATGCTTCGGCTTTGGAATAGATTTGAAGATGTTGGATCAGAGACTCgccaaaacatatttaatcAGGACATCTCCCACTGTCATCTGTGGGCTAATGAGCtgaaatcattattttatttaaacaacTTGTCATTTATGTTCCAGAACAGGTTAACGTGTGATATTCAGGAGATTAGGAGTGACATGTTTCTCTTGTTTAGAGAAATACGATCTGTTGACTCATGGTACAAACCAAAACCATGAACGTATTGCCTCATAAAGAACAGCTACAGTGTGGAACCTTATGTTGAAGTTTAatctaaacaaaagacaaaggttcagttcagtttggttcattttttctgtctccacagtgaaagttgtggatggtaccaacagaagcgttccttagcgtccccatgtttggtcccccctctgttggggtacctagcacacagatctggtactaaaaggtggagctagaaaccctgcagtctgattggtcagtagaggacgctcactctggttttatgtaacctctgttcatacatcagtaaactacaactataaaatgaaagagaaaaaaatcacttcattcactgggccgactgccggcaacttttaaggtggaacgttaacttgtaatgttactcaatgcatgagttgatgacgtgaatccatcagcacaccttaaatttcactgtgacaactttgagcatcactttagtttttatatgacacacacttttagtaatgactttaaaaatatagattcatttggagcggattatgtgaaggtcatatattctaatcctcacttcctgtgggctacagcaacactaaacccctgagcttgcctgagaaggactaaatgcacaaagctgctattttgaaatatcccatggagagagactctcactgcagcctgttgtattttgttgtgaaaatgtgggcgtgcagcctcgttctgtggacgataaaccaggtgcagacttccatctgtgtcaccgctgatgaggaaatacagcgagtgctggacggagcagtgagtgacaacaaccccgcccacatttaagaggactgtctgaacacaccgagggtctaggtaccatgtctgaaggcttactgctggttccaaagggactggactgaaagggtttggtggagacggggctttAGAGAAGGTTTAACACCACTCCAGAATGAAGTTGAGAATGGggtttatttcttgttttactgtccCGTATATGAAGACTTAAAGAATGTACTTTTCAGTAATATGACCTCTGACTTTCTTTGCCAGGCCTGAGCCAGAAGGCAGTGTCTTCAATTCCTGGACTGAGCAGTAAAATAATATGCACTCTGGATTGTTTACTGCAACATCACTGTAACTGTGTCTTGTAAACCCCTGAGGGGCACATGTaagtgtgcatgacacaaaataaaaagcaatcAATCATAGAGAGCGTGGATGCAAACTGCAATACATTAAGGGCATAACAAGTGTGTAATCTCATTGCCATAACAGACTTGAATATGTTCATGCTGTTATCGGATCAATAAAGTTAAAGTCTCTGTGCAGCTGTGGACGGATGAAGGAAGTGGATTTCCTCCATTTTGTTGTTCACTTCAGGTATAAGTGTGACAGTCAGcatctcctgctgctgctgcaggaaacTGGGCAACAACAG contains:
- the napba gene encoding N-ethylmaleimide-sensitive factor attachment protein, beta a isoform X1, with translation MDNSGKEKEAMQLMAEADKKVKASGSFLGGMFGGNHKVEDACEMYARAANMFKMAKNWSAAGNAFCQAARLHMQLQNKLDSATSFVDAGNAYKKADPQEAINCLNQAIDIYTDMGRFTIAAKHHITIAEIYEAELVDIEKAIAHYEQAADYYKGEESNSSANKCLLKVGHYSAQLEQYQKAIEIYEQVAMSTMDNPLLKYNAKEYFFKASLCHFIVDELNAKLAIEKYEEMFPAFSDSRELKLLKKLLDAHEEQNSEAFTEAVKEFDSVSRLDQWLTTMLLRIKKTIQGDAGDLK
- the napba gene encoding N-ethylmaleimide-sensitive factor attachment protein, beta a isoform X2 → MHSVRLLGSTCSCRTNWTQPPASSTPATPTRRPTHRGRFTIAAKHHITIAEIYEAELVDIEKAIAHYEQAADYYKGEESNSSANKCLLKVGHYSAQLEQYQKAIEIYEQVAMSTMDNPLLKYNAKEYFFKASLCHFIVDELNAKLAIEKYEEMFPAFSDSRELKLLKKLLDAHEEQNSEAFTEAVKEFDSVSRLDQWLTTMLLRIKKTIQGDAGDLK